In Podospora pseudopauciseta strain CBS 411.78 chromosome 3, whole genome shotgun sequence, one genomic interval encodes:
- a CDS encoding hypothetical protein (COG:S; EggNog:ENOG503P2P4), which translates to MSLTNWLFTPFPPLPATILPNAAFWNATNPVNNITYQIQVSWPFEWSSRNVANKTALSILDERYVLDGNALAGTASEAFKRRKPVSFSQPDAVVISVGYPLTDSVYDLSQRATDFRPPLSTPQTPPSGADPFLAFLTSSLRPFVKSTVFPNINFTRDALYGHSFGGLFVLWSLIQNPNNFDTYLSASPALDWNNASLLNDITTRLGNGIDIPGELYSSNLTSSKLSKPAVMITYGEIEQFPQRKRTETEAEFQFRKNFIQPFKMTRYAREAFDRIEGSGRVRDVAVKEYKGQDHSSVGASAVNDGVDYFIDW; encoded by the exons ATGTCGCTAACAAACTGGTTGTtcaccccttttcctcctctgccaGCTACCATTCTGCCCAATGCTGCGTTTTGGAATGCTACAAACCCAGTCAATAATATCACCTACCAAATTCAAGTATCATGGCCCTTTGAATGGTCGTCTCGCAATGTCGCCAACAAAACTGCCCTGTCAAT TTTGGACGAAAGGTATGTCCTTGACGGCAACGCCCTAGCCGGCACCGCCTCGGAAGCTTTCAAACGCCGCAAACccgtctccttctcccagccCGACGCGGTCGTCATCTCCGTCGGCTATCCCCTCACCGACTCCGTCTACGACCTTTCCCAACGCGCCACCGACTTTCGccctcccctttccaccccccaaaccccacccTCCGGCGCCGACCCCTTTCTCGCCTTTCTAACCTCCAGTTTGCGACCCTTTGTCAAATCAACCGTCTTCCCAAACATCAACTTTACCCGCGACGCCCTCTACGGTCACTCCTTCGGCGGCCTCTTCGTTCTCTGGTCATTGATTCAGAACCCCAACAACTTCGACACTtacctctccgcctcccccgcgCTGGATTGGAACAACGCTTCTCTGCTAAACGACATAACAACAAGACTAGGAAACGGAATTGACATTCCTGGCGAGCTCTACtcatccaacctcacctcgTCCAAGCTCTCCAAACCGGCCGTGATGATCACCTACGGGGAAATAGAGCAGTTTCCCCAGCGGAAGAGGACCGAGACGGAGGCGGAATTCCAGTTTCGCAAAAACTTTATCCAGCCGTTCAAGATGACGCGGTATGCGCGGGAAGCGTTTGACAGGATCGAGGGGAGCGGAAGGGTGAGGGATGTGGCGGTCAAGGAGTACAAAGGGCAGGACCACAGCAGTGTTGGGGCGAGCGCGGTGAATGATGGGGTGGATTATTTTATTGATTGGTAG
- a CDS encoding hypothetical protein (COG:S; EggNog:ENOG503PA1B), translated as MMRLWHTILAVITLLVVSRCQGCETDYYPSVSTAEPCAIVSSSWSSQQVFSPSATPTVAAELAYECLNSIPLHKQEALELVDAIEPYLEWQSDSAYKADPPEGYFFPPFDMFSALAQVRQNLEEDMYGNEYDFQEDLYVSVFCPGHDGHYVFYPDALTRVFEWRRQRALVSVSEDGVSLPVIKIYEDITESPETASVVSLINGVDAATYVAETIYKATYNRDPDAAYNSMFYEKASVAVGSPLGFFAKGGRVRYVYPGPSTTFTFENGTALSLENVAAVKADMTGVVDGPSYYAKFCNPDGGNATTIRESPVDEAGDGEIAVIGYPKPVIITQDGVVSGYFLEGDGFEDVAVIAVLSFEPRSPTEFQAVCQRFFSLAAQEGKTKLVIDFQGNGGGYILQGYDFFRQLFPSIVQEGLSRFKEDPSFLSLASIISDLVAGVNPYTEPSANLVRNYQNWFNYRYDLDLHGQLFPSFDAKFYPHIYKSTPYTSLLRWNLYDSLTTINTTFGLGIEVTGYGARTNLAQPFFAENIVLLYDGTCASTCAVTSEFFSLQANVKSIAMGGLPEPGLIQGVGGVRGAQVLQYKNIYDYASSYLPWAGNPFQAAAISRYSSLPVNRSTSAAVNARDEIFPQNIYDGLPAQYVMQESDCRLYWTEPMIRDVSEVWKAAADSAFNGAGCAAGGIERTEPGMCPPRPGTPSPLPVYGPWLPEQYRKVNAPVDDVGWMAVHGMKAIL; from the exons ATGATGCGACTATGGCACACAATACTAGCAGTTATCACTCTCCTGGTAGTCTCTAGGTGCCAGGGCTGTGAGACTGACTACTACCCTTCAGTTTCTACTGCTGAACCATGCGCCATTGTAAGCAGTTCCTGGTCTTCCCAACAGGTCTTCAGTCCATCTG CAACTCCGACTGTAGCAGCTGAGCTGGCTTACGAGTGTCTTAACTCTATCCCGCTGCACAAACAGGAAGCACTTGAGCTTGTCGATGCCATTGAGCCTTACTTGGAATGGCAGAGTGACTCGGCCTACAAAGCCGACCCGCCCGAGGGCTACTTTTTTCCGCCTTTCGATATGTTTTCTGCATTGGCGCAGGTCCGCCAGAACTTGGAGGAAGACATGTACGGCAACGAGTATGATTTTCAGGAGGATCTATACGTCTCGGTGTTTTGTCCCGGGCATGATGGCCATTATGTCTTTTACCCAGATGCCTTAACCCGCGTCTTTGAATGGAGGCGACAACGCGCTCTTGTTTCCGTCAGTGAGGATGGGGTCTCGCTGCCAGTCATTAAGATTTATG AGGATATTACCGAATCTCCAGAGACTGCGTCGGTAGTCAGCCTCATCAACGGCGTTGATGCAGCTACCTACGTGGCGGAAACCATATACAAGGCAACTTACAACCGAGATCCAGACGCCGCCTATAATAGCATGTTTTATGAAAAGGCGTCTGTTGCGGTGGGGAGTCCGTTGGGCTTTTTTGCAAAGGGTGGCCGAGTGAGATACGTTTACCCAGGGCCAAGCACGACGTTCACGTTCGAGAATGGTACCGCTCTCTCGTTGGAGaatgttgctgctgtcaaaGCTGACATGACCGGCGTGGTTGACGGCCCTTCTTATTACGCTAAATTCTGCAATCCAGACGGTGGCAATGCAACTACTATCAGAGAAAGCCCGGTTGATGaggctggagatggggaaATTGCTGTTATTGGCTACCCAAAGCCTGTGATCATCACTCAGGATGGCGTCGTCTCTGGTTATTTTCTTGAGGGTGATGGCTTCGAAGACGTTGCAGTCATCGCTGTTCTTTCTTTCGAGCCTCGATCCCCTACCGAATTTCAGGCAGTTTGCCAACGGTTCTTTTCACTAGCAGCACAAGAAGGCAAGACTAAACTCGTTATCGACTTTCAGGGTAATGGCGGCGGTTATATCCTCCAGGGCTACGACTTTTTCAGGCAGCTATTCCCTTCCATCGTCCAGGAAGGACTGAGCCGGTTCAAAGAAGACCCCAgctttctctctcttgccAGTATCATCAGTGATCTCGTGGCCGGTGTCAACCCTTACACAGAGCCGAGCGCAAATCTCGTTCGAAACTACCAAAACTGGTTCAACTATCGCTACGACCTCGATCTCCACGGCCAACTCTTCCCGTCGTTTGACGCCAAGTTTTACCCGCACATCTACAAATCTACCCCCTACACCTCACTGCTGCGCTGGAACCTCTATGACAGCCTCACGACCATCAACACGACCTTTGGATTAGGCATCGAGGTGACCGGCTATGGTGCCCGAACCAACCTGGCGCAGCCCTTTTTCGCCGAGAACATTGTTCTTTTATACGACGGCACTTGCGCCTCTACCTGCGCGGTGACCTCCGAGTTCTTCAGTCTGCAGGCCAATGTCAAGTCGATCGCAATGGGTGGCCTCCCGGAGCCGGGTTTAATCCAAGGAGTGGGCGGCGTCAGGGGCGCGCAAGTGCTGCAGTACAAAAATATCTACGACTATGCCAGctcctacctaccttgggcCGGGAATCCGTTCCAGGCTGCTGCGATCTCGCGATACTCCTCGTTACCGGTGAACAGGAGCACGTCGGCGGCGGTCAATGCGAGGGATGAGATTTTCCCGCAGAACATCTACGACGGGTTGCCGGCGCAGTATGTGATGCAGGAGTCGGATTGCCGGCTGTACTGGACGGAGCCGATGATCAGGGATGTGTCTGAGGTGtggaaggctgctgctgattcGGCATTCAACGGGGCGGGGTGTGCTGCCGGGGGGATAGAACGAACAGAGCCTGGCATGTGTCCACCGAGGCCAGGCACGCCGTCGCCGCTGCCTGTGTACGGTCCGTGGCTGCCAGAACAGTACAGGAAGGTGAATGCGCCGGTGGATGATGTGGGGTGGATGGCCGTCCATGGGATGAAGGCGATTCTTTAA
- a CDS encoding hypothetical protein (COG:B; COG:K; EggNog:ENOG503NY56) — protein sequence MSFRHIAKMTVLEAADIPSVSLLYKLHKLSAAPADTKLVKTLLGPTEIPPPSKSLNDRVAVYRADITSLAVDAIVNAANRSLLGGGGVDGAIHRAAGRGLYEECKKLNGCKTGSAKITDAYDLPCNRVIHAVGPVYDPADHDTSEKLLVGCYTTSLELAVEHECRTIAFSALSTGIYGYPSREAAPAALSAIRKFLTGKDGDKIDKVILVTFEKKDVDAYTEFVPHYFPPVSEGSTSDAVAQELPSVPTSDLVDPEEADKR from the exons aTGTCCTTTCGGCACATCGCCAAGATGACCGTCCTCGAGGCTGCCGACATCCCCTCCGTCTCCCTTCTCTACAAGCTCCACAAGCTGTCAGCCGCACCCGCTGACACCAAGCTTGTGAAGACTCTCTTGGGACCGACCGAgatccctcccccttctaaATCTCTCAACGACCGTGTTGCCGTGTACCGTGCCGACATCACTTCTCTCGCCGTCGATGCCATCGTCAATGCCGCTAACCGCTCCCTTCTCGGGGGCGGCGGCGTAGACGGTGCCATTCATCGGGCAGCTGGCCGCGGCCTGTACGAAGAGTGCAAGAAGTTGAATGGGTGCAAGACTGGCTCAGCCAAGATCACAGACGCCTATGACCTGCCATGCAACAGGGTCATTCACGCTGTCGGCCCCGTCTACGACCCGGCGGATCATGACACGAGCGAGAAGCTGCTGGTCGGCTGCTACACAACAAGCTTGGAGCTCGCCGTTGAACACGAGTGCCGCACAATCGCCTTCAGTGCACTCAGCACCGGTATATATGGCTACCCAAGTCGGGAGGCCGCGCCCGCAGCGTTGAGTGCCATTCGCAAATTCTTGACCGGGAAGGACGGGGACAAGATTGACAAGGTAATACTTGTTACgtttgagaagaaggatgtgGATGCTTACACCGAGTTCGTCCC ACATTACTTTCCTCCTGTTTCCGAAGGCTCAACATCCGATGCCGTCGCACAAGAGCTTCCCAGCGTCCCAACATCGGACCTTGTGGATCCCGAAGAGGCCGACAAGAGATAG
- the GLN4 gene encoding Glutaminyl-tRNA synthetase (EggNog:ENOG503NUV0; BUSCO:EOG09260WYQ; COG:J), with protein sequence MADSIADSTAKLDITDAPTAPDTAPTVDNAPKLQLDEETGEWVSKGELKKRLAKRAKKASKDKNKEASNAAAPPKTQQPKKEKVEDVPIDTDSMFKQGFLNDVYKERPVKPVITRFPPEPNGHLHIGHAKAIAVNFGFARYHGGYTYLRMDDTNPESEEEEYFTSIEETVRWLGFEPYKITYSSDHFDTLYALAEKLIEQGNAYVCHCDDQEVKKQRGGEKGASPRYRCEHANQSVEENLKKFRAMRDGEYKPREAFLRMKQDINDPNPQNWDLAAYRVLNKPHHRTGDKWVIYPTYDFTHCLCDSFEKITHSLCTVEFFLSRTSYEWLNERLVEYQPMQREYGRLSIEGSVLSKRKLKELVDKGIVRGWNDPRLHTLIAIRRKGVPPGAILEFVNELGVTTTNSIIQMSRFEQTIRRYLERTVPRLMLVLDPVPVVLESSEFDGTDLTVPFSPKNPAMGDHKIKFSQTVYIDRSDFREVDSKDYFRLAPGKTVGLLQAPFPITATSFTKDETTGLVTEIKAVFDRSGKKPKTFIQWVPAESAGSKRCEARIYNSLFKSNNPTGAEGGFLSDLNPDSEIIYPNALVESGFDEVTKRAPWPEAAGEDKLGKGGPESVRFQGMRVGYFAMDSDSRDDKIVLNRIVSLKEDKEKS encoded by the exons ATGGCTGACTCCATCGCCGATTCGACGGCCAAGCTCGACATCACCGACGCGCCTACCGCGCCCGATACTGCCCCTACGGTCGACAATGCCCCAAAGCTTCAGCTTGACGAGGAGACCGGCGAGTGGGTTTCCAAGGGAGAACTGAAGAAGAGACTGGCAAAACGCGCAAAAAAGGCGTCGAAGGACAAGAACAAGGAGGCAAGCAATGCTGCCGCGCCGCCAAAGACTCAGCAGccgaagaaggaaaaggtcGAAGATGTCCCAATTGACACGGATTCCATGTTCAAACAGGGCTTCTTGAACGATGTTTACAAGGAGCGTCCCGTGAAGCCAGTTATTACCAGATTCCCCCCCGAGCCAAACGGTCACCTACATATCGGTCATGCCAAGGCAATCGCCGTCAACTTTGGCTTTGCCAGATATCATGGAGGATATACCTACTTACGTATGGACGATACAAATCctgagagcgaggaggaggagtactTCACCTCGATCGAAGAAACAGTCCGTTGGCTCGGCTTTGAACCGTACAAGATCACCTATTCAAGCGACCACTTTGATACCCTATACGCGCTCGCCGAGAAGCTGATCGAGCAGGGAAACGCATACGTGTGCCACTGCGACGACCaggaggtgaagaagcagcgcggtggggagaagggagCCAGCCCTCGTTACCGATGCGAGCACGCCAACCAGTCTGTCGAGGAAAACCTCAAAAAGTTCAGGGCCATGCGGGACGGCGAGTACAAGCCCAGGGAGGCTTTTCTGCGCATGAAGCAGGACATCAAtgaccccaacccccagaaTTGGGATCTGGCGGCGTACCGAGTATTGAACAAACCTCACCACAGGACCGGTGATAAGTGGGTCATCTACCCCACCTACGATTTTACCCACTGTTTGTGTGATAGCTTCGAGAAGATCACCCACTCGCTTTGTACAGTCGAGTTTTTCCTCAGCAGGACGTCGTACGAGTGGCTGAATGAGAGGCTGGTTGAATATCAGCCTATGCAGCGCGAATATGGCCGACTGAGCATCGAGGGCTCCGTACTCAGCAAGCGCAAGCTGAAGGAGCTTGTCGATAAGGGGATCGTCAGAGGCTGGAACGATCCCCGATTACACACGCTCATCGCTATACGCCGAAAGGG CGTCCCACCGGGTGCCATCCTGGAATTCGTCAACGAGCTCGGCGTAACCACGACGAACAGCATCATCCAGATGTCCCGCTTTGAGCAGACCATTCGGCGCTACCTTGAACGAACAGTCCCGCGCTTGATGCTGGTGTTGGACCCAGTTCCTGTGGTCCTGGAGTCAAGCGAGTTTGACGGCACTGACCTCACCGTCCCCTTCTCACCCAAGAACCCGGCCATGGGAGACCACAAGATCAAATTCTCGCAGACTGTGTACATCGACCGCTCCGATTTCCGTGAGGTCGACAGCAAGGACTACTTCCGCTTGGCCCCAGGCAAGACGGTGGGCTTGCTCCAGGCACCCTTCCCCATTACCGCCACAAGCTTCACCAAGGATGAGACCACCGGCCTTGTGACCGAGATCAAGGCTGTCTTTGACCGTTCTGGCAAGAAGCCAAAGACCTTCATCCAGTGGGTGCCTGCTGAGAGCGCTGGGTCCAAGAGATGCGAGGCCCGCATTTACAACTCCCTTTTCAAGTCCAATAACCCAACCGGTGCCGAAGGTGGCTTCTTGTCCGACCTTAATCCCGATAGTGAGATCATTTACCCGAACGCTCTGGTTGAGTCTGGCTTTGATGAGGTCACGAAACGCGCTCCTTGGCCCGAGGCTGCCGGCGAGGACAAGCTCGGCAAGGGCGGTCCCGAGTCTGTTCGGTTCCAGGGCATGCGTGTTGGCTACTTT GCCATGGACTCGGATAGCAGAGATGACAAGATTGTTCTGAACCGGATTGTGTCGCtcaaggaggacaaggagaagagctAA
- a CDS encoding hypothetical protein (COG:S; EggNog:ENOG503Q30Q): MDFLHEQQFHIRDLPTRTVTLFPTRAQVVRDIKEVALKPGANEIAVVGLSPTVDEESIKVEGIGSAIITDITIELLPNRDIFEEIYPDSDSDSEEDESEEDDEFTRKTNDELKAVRDSLQTLYDKRDREDEIIESAINRQGFLESYGRSLEKKKGNFNIDDSLEMYRKERDKTFEDKMSATIRKREIAAEIDKLQLDEARLLKLEAKEQAKINKAKAKVQRAKDKVRAQKFRRMAKKEKEKARIRKEREQFWPKSCYTIRVTLDATSLSPSSSRRSSVASAADVKLAPEKPMEDTITYCDLSLSYVTTSAFWSPSYDLALSTTTNSAILCFDAQLTNMTSETWTNAKVILSTSQASFSGLHDESPRLLPWRIKLGGRAAHFTSDQAIYSREERTQKEIWNAAQNNSQQQKPRAELFGVSKPQPHGQFYTQGGGEGVAFALLGKASSPPPPPSNPAPLAYRIEEPDLAKGLNLRSANMSAMSKRRRSGNPPDGAVSESMEYEDYDAQTVLEPTPEVSFQDSSFEETGLTATYDLPNPKTLRPSSTASKQRVARITFSNVVFARTVVAKYKPAAYLKAKLRNTSKLTLLKGPTGLTLDGTFMGRSTLPRCSAGDTFKIPLGVDPAIKVAYPKPEVKRSTTGVFTKGHNSVYTRAITLVNTRAAQGAKPVEVLVLDQVPVSEDEKLRVELLHPRMSVSGGGMSTGVPGKDGKEEANWGKAVSFLKKGGEVNWEVVLNAGRSVKLTLEYTIEMPSGEKVVEC, from the exons ATGGATTTCTTACACGAGCAGCAGTTCCACATCCGTGATCTTCCCACGCGGACTGTCACTCTCTTCCCAACCAGAGCACAGGTTGTCAGAGACATCAAAGAGGTTGCCCTGAAG CCGGGAGCCAACGAGATCGCCGTGGTGGGATTATCTCCGACTGTTGACGAGGAATCTATCAAAGTCGAGGGCATTGGttcagccatcatcaccgatATCACCATTGAGTTGCTCCCCAATCGTGACATCTTTGAGGAGATCTATCCTGATTCCGACTCGGACTCGGAAGAAGACGAgtccgaggaggatgacgagttCACAAGGAAGACCAACGACGAGCTCAAGGCAGTGCGTGACTCTCTCCAGACATTGTATGACAAGAGAGACCGCGAGGATGAGATTATCGAGAGTGCTATCAATCGCCAAGGTTTTCTCGAATCCTATGGCCGCtcgttggagaagaagaagggcaactTCAACATTGATGACAGCCTCGAGATGTATCGCAAGGAGCGGGACAAGACCTTCGAGGATAAGATGAGCGCCACCATTCGGAAGCGCGAGATTGCCGCAGAGATCGACAAGCTTCAGTTGGACGAGGCACGGCTGCTCAAGTTGGAGGCAAAGGAACaggccaagatcaacaaggcCAAAGCAAAGGTCCAAAGGGCAAAGGACAAGGTTAGAGCTCAGAAGTTCCGGCGCATGGCcaaaaaggagaaggagaaggcccgCATTCGCAAAGAGCGGGAACAGTTTTGGCCCAAATCATGCTATACTATCCGCGTCACGCTTGATGCTACCAGTCTGtccccttcctcgtcacGCCGGAGCTCGGTTGCCAGCGCTGCTGATGTCAAACTGGCCCCTGAAAAGCCCATGGAAGATACCATCACGTACTGTGATCTGTCTCTCAGCTACGTCACCACGTCTGCTTTCTGGTCGCCCAGTTATGATTTGGCcctgtccaccaccaccaactctgCCATTCTCTGTTTCGATGCCCAGCTGACCAACATGACCTCGGAGACTTGGACCAACGCCAAGGTGATCCTGAGCACATCGCAGGCTAGTTTCTCTGGCCTCCACGACGAGTCCCCAAGGCTTCTGCCTTGGCGGATCAAGCTAGGTGGCCGCGCTGCCCATTTTACCAGCGACCAAGCCATTTACAGTCGTGAGGAGAGGACACAGAAAGAGATATGGAATGCGGCGCAAAATAATtcccagcagcaaaagccGCGCGCTGAGCTGTTTGGCGTCAGCAAACCACAGCCACACGGTCAATTTTACACGCaaggtgggggggagggggttgctTTTGCTCTGCTTGGTAAAGcctcatcacctccaccaccaccgagcaACCCAGCGCCGTTAGCGTATAGAATAGAGGAACCAGACCTAGCGAAAGGGCTAAATCTGCGCTCCGCAAACATGTCGGCAATGAGCAAACGCCGCAGGAGCGGAAATCCCCCCGACGGTGCAGTGTCAGAGTCGATGGAATACGAAGACTACGATGCCCAAACCGTCCTCGAGCCCACCCCCGAGGTCTCCTTCCAAGACTCCTCCTTTGAGGAAACCGGCCTCACCGCCACCTAcgacctccccaaccccaagacACTGAGGCCGAGCTCGACCGCCTCCAAGCAGCGCGTCGCGAGGatcaccttctccaacgTCGTGTTCGCCAGGACCGTCGTGGCCAAGTACAAGCCTGCCGCGTACCTCAAGGCCAAGCTCCGCAACACGAGCAAGCTGACGCTGCTGAAGGGCCCGACGGGCCTGACGCTGGACGGGACGTTCATGGGCCGGTCTACGCTTCCGAGGTGCAGCGCCGGGGACACGTTCAAGATCCCGCTGGGTGTTGACCCTGCCATCAAGGTTGCCTACCCCAAGCCAGAGGTCAAGAGGAGCACCACCGGGGTGTTCACCAAGGGGCATAACAGCGTTTATACCCGGGCGATCACTCTAGTCAACACGCGGGCTGCTCAAGGGGCCAAGCCGGTcgaggtgttggtgttggatcAGGTTCCCGTcagcgaggatgagaagCTGAGGGTGGAGTTGCTGCACCCGAGGATGAGCGTCAGCGGAGGGGGTATGTCGACCGGAGTGCCGGGTAAGGacgggaaggaggaggccaactGGGGCAAGGCGGTGTCGTTTTTGAAGAAGGGCGGGGAGGTGAactgggaggtggtgctCAACGCGGGACGGAGCGTCAAGTTGACGTTGGAGTACACCATCGAGATGCCGTctggggagaaggtggtggagtgCTAG
- a CDS encoding hypothetical protein (COG:S; EggNog:ENOG503NXTF) — protein MTREISPPPLKRRRLVHQSSPETKSHSFRVFSWNINGVDAFLPPTNSKITTFFKPTNSPSGRASPPKTDHETTSNSLRAFLSRHNWPEVLFLQELKIKQGDCKTVAALLTAINSPLSKSDVLSQERTYTLDTVLPRDKYNVRGFQGKLYGVGTIIRKDFARGHVSLIREADWDLEGRVSIVELKKGLVQDRPLALLNIYAVNGTSSPYRSPDTGKAVGTRHDHKIVFHSRLRDECLELEAQGYNVVVAGDLNVARGVLDGHPNLRTYPSQHCLNRADFNAKFFGKEDNKRARAHVRTSNEKQACLDAIDVFRALHRTERRYTYHPRTAHWGSSCDRVDLILASKRLWEEGFVLSTGILDSPQERGPSDHVPLWVELKGTG, from the coding sequence ATGACGCGCGAGATAAGTCCACCTCCGCTGAAACGAAGGAGGCTGGTTCACCAGAGTTCCCCGGAGACCAAGTCGCATTCTTTTCGAGTCTTTTCCTGGAACATCAACGGCGTCGATGCTtttctcccccccaccaactcAAAGATCACTACCTTCTTCAAGCCTACCAACTCTCCCAGTGGTCGAGCCAGTCCACCCAAAACAGACCATGAGACGACAAGCAATTCACTTCGCGCCTTCTTGTCTCGTCACAACTGGCCAGAGGTCTTATTTTTGCAGGAACTCAAGATCAAACAGGGTGACTGCAAGACTGTGGCCGCTCTTCTTACAGCCATCAATAGCCCACTAAGTAAAAGCGATGTCCTATCCCAGGAACGAACTTATACGCTTGACACAGTCCTACCTCGAGACAAGTACAACGTTAGAGGATTCCAGGGAAAGCTTTATGGAGTCGGCACCATCATAAGAAAGGACTTTGCCAGGGGCCACGTTTCCCTCATTCGCGAAGCCGACTGGGACCTTGAAGGCCGGGTGAGCATTGTCGAGCTCAAGAAAGGATTAGTTCAAGACAGGCCACTTGCGCTCCTCAACATTTACGCAGTCAACGGGACTTCTAGCCCCTATCGTTCACCTGACACGGGCAAGGCTGTTGGAACAAGACACGACCACAAGATTGTTTTTCACAGCCGCTTGCGCGATGAGTGTCTTGAACTTGAGGCTCAAGGCTACAACGTGGTGGTTGCTGGGGATCTAAACGTTGCGCGCGGTGTTCTAGATGGTCATCCAAATCTGAGAACATACCCAAGCCAGCATTGCCTCAACAGAGCCGACTTCAACGCCAAGTTCTTTGGAAAAGAAGATAACAAGAGAGCCCGGGCGCATGTGAGGACCAGCAATGAGAAACAGGCCTGCTTAGATGCAATCGACGTTTTCCGCGCCCTTCACAGGACTGAGAGGAGGTATACTTATCACCCTCGCACAGCACACTGGGGCAGCAGTTGCGACAGGGTGGATCTCATCCTGGCTTCCAAAAGGCTCTGGGAAGAAGGCTTCGTTCTCAGCACTGGGATTCTGGACTCTCCTCAAGAAAGAGGACCCAGTGACCATGTCCCCTTATGGGTAGAGTTGAAAGGCACTGGGTAG
- a CDS encoding hypothetical protein (EggNog:ENOG503PD3A) yields the protein MERPDKPLTPPDDRDRKRGRGDRDRGDRDRGDRDRVDRDRVDRDHGDRDRGDRDRGDRDRGDDKARGDDRAPTGEAASYFTAAAPITGPNGSIDPYPIVTDSYRPPQGPDSSYPPRHDYGRPPPGSGYPLPSHSTGISPNYPPVSGANGASAFYYGTGVESMPGPAATSGVGMSYIPPAPLSGPPHHGALPIHSTTPLPLAVQSSYYKPTLKSVRQKAEKEVIELANLQRQRKMIASKGTRRDYDEISDKIRAQTATVLGYLKGLRQEMIQIVEDAEDQRWRRWIVGTIFGTFIPLVKKLFRRPSSEKKTKTRTEYAFIKSKSLLGRILAATKGHRPGLTTVTFFVFAVLYIFSNEVSLRVAKTASKRLKKLVNKVESTSNGRDGDVLKDDDIKLLSGWRWRVLEFID from the exons ATGGAGAGACCCGATAAGCCACTGACTCCGCCCGACGACCGGGACAGGAAGCGTGGTCGAGGCGACAGGGACCGAGGTGACAGAGACCGTGGCGACAGAGACCGTGTTGACAGGGACCGCGTTGACAGAGACCATGGTGACAGAGATCGCGGTGATAGAGATCGCGGCGACAGAGACCGTGGCGATGACAAAGCCCGCGGTGATGACAGAGCCCCAACTGGAGAAGCAGCTTCCTACTTTACCGCCGCTGCTCCCATAACCGGACCCAACGGCTCGATTGACCCCTATCCCATCGTCACCGACAGCTACCGTCCTCCGCAAGGTCCAGACTCGTCCTATCCACCACGCCATGACTATGGCCGTCCACCTCCTGGCTCAGGCTaccctctcccttcccacAGCACCGGTATCTCGCCCAACTACCCCCCAGTGTCGGGTGCCAACGGCGCCTCTGCATTCTACTATGGGACAGGCGTTGAATCGATGCCCGGTCCAGCGGCTACTTCAGGTGTTGGGATGAGCTACATTCCCCCTGCGCCTCTGTCCGGTCCTCCTCACCATGGGGCACTACCAATCCACTCGACAACACCGCTACCTCTCGCGGTGCAGTCGTCCTACTACAAGCCCACCCTCAAATCTGTGCGCCAGAAAGCTGAGAAGGAAGTTATTGAACTCGCCAACCTACAACGCCAGAGGAAGATGATCGCATCCAAGGGTACCAGAAGAGATTACGATGAGATTTCGGACAAGATCAGAGCCCAGACAGCCACGGTCCTCGGTTATCTCAAGGGCCTGAGACAAGAGATGATTCAAATTGTGGAAGACGCCGAGGACCAgaggtggagaaggtggaTCGTTGGCACTATATT TGGCACTTTTATCCCTCTTGTCAAGAAGCTCTTCCGCAGACCTTCAAGCGAGAAAAAGACCAAAACCAGGACGGAGTATGCCTTCATTAAGTCCAAGAGTCTACTCGGTCGCATTCTTGCCGCAACCAAAGGTCACAGGCCCGGTCTGACGACTGTCaccttttttgtttttgccgTTTTGTACATCTTTTCAAATGAGGTGTCGCTGAGAGTGGCCAAGACGGCCTCCAAGCGGTTGAAGAAGCTGGTGAACAAGGTGGAGAGTACCAGTAATGGCAGGGACGGTGATGTCCTCAAGGATGACGACATCAAGTTGCTGAGcgggtggaggtggagagtgTTGGAGTTTATTGATTGA